From the Clarias gariepinus isolate MV-2021 ecotype Netherlands chromosome 3, CGAR_prim_01v2, whole genome shotgun sequence genome, one window contains:
- the irx6a gene encoding iroquois-class homeodomain protein IRX-6a has product MVTKDADMSFSQFGYPYNATSQFFVSSKPSTTCCDSISRSVPDGSSAPQAASAAAASFCCPPACEKRLVSGARAELSAALGVYGSPYAPAHAYANYFQYGADSSAIYSTLNPQYDIKESTGSLHSGISQPNAYYSYDHSLGQYQYDRYGTVDFNSSARRKNATRETTSTLKTWLYEHRKNPYPTKGEKIMLAIITKMTLTQVSTWFANARRRLKKENKMTWSPKNKAVDDKKEILDKTDQDSLTKDSKDCKEDRDLRLSDLDIIEDEDEECDKLDSDCEKPSQDMATLSLPSLPISSPPKRDCSSDLPSPSSFPAFPCKVKGVMALVPDMDTSGSKQQPQQFPALHPASIGPISLPNFQVLDQKPRIWSLARTAATGMTQHRQELQTECQLQTARVPMVGSGGQCIGSKGLQDPMNLGNSESLFEEGSQGLNKVYSAANYRGLQLHCSSYQAVTDSYHYATMEGFCSGGKSERESSEHSDMYLMLQDAKTTAFRPVMKR; this is encoded by the exons ATGGTAACCAAAGACGCAGATATGTCTTTCTCTCAATTTGGATATCCTTACAATGCAACTTCTCAG TTTTTCGTGTCGTCAAAGCCCAGTACGACTTGCTGCGATTCGATTTCCAGGTCGGTACCGGACGGCTCGAGCGCTCCCCAGGCCgcctccgccgccgccgcctccTTCTGCTGCCCGCCCGCCTGTGAGAAGCGGCTGGTGTCGGGAGCGCGCGCAGAGCTGAGTGCGGCGCTGGGTGTCTACGGCTCTCCGTACGCGCCGGCACACGCGTACGCCAACTACTTCCAGTACGGAGCGGATTCCTCTGCCATCTACTCCACACTG AACCCTCAATATGATATTAAAGAAAGCACAGGAAGCCTTCACAGTGGGATAAGCCAGCCCAATGCATACTATTCATATGACCACTCACTGGGCCAATATCAGTATGATAG GTATGGGACTGTCGACTTTAACAGCTCAGCCAGAAGGAAGAATGCTACACGCGAGACAACAAGCACTCTCAAAACATGGCTTTACGAGCACCGCAAGAACCCATATCCAACCAAGGGCGAGAAAATCATGCTTGCCATTATCACAAAGATGACCCTTACCCAGGTGTCCACCTGGTTTGCCAATGCCCGGAGGAGACTGAAGAAAGAGAACAAGATGACCTGGTCACCGAAGAATAAGGCTGTAGATGACAAGAAAGAGATCTTGGATAAGACAGACCAGGACTCGCTTACCAAAG ACTCTAAAGACTGCAAGGAGGACAGAGACCTCCGTCTAAGTGACCTTGACATCATagaagatgaagatgaggaATGTGACAAGCTGGACAGTGACTGTGAGAAACCTAGCCAAGATATGGCAACACTCTCTCTGCCCTCTCTGCCCATCTCCAGCCCTCCAAAGAGAGACTGCAGCTCTGACCTTCCTTCCCCCTCCAGCTTCCCAGCATTCCCTTGCAAAGTGAAAGGTGTTATGGCACTCGTTCCTGACATGGACACTTCAGGCTCCAAACAGCAGCCACAACAGTTTCCAGCTTTACATCCTGCCTCCATTGGTCCCATTTCCCTGCCTAATTTCCAAGTACTGGATCAGAAGCCAAGGATTTGGTCCCTGGCTAGAACCGCTGCTACTGGAATGACCCAGCACAGACAGGAATTACAAACTGAATGCCAGCTACAAACTGCTCGGGTGCCAATGGTGGGGAGTGGTGGGCAATGTATTGGTTCCAAGGGTCTTCAAGACCCCATGAATTTGGGGAACTCTGAGAGCTTGTTTGAAGAAGGATCACAGGGGCTGAATAAGGTGTACAGTGCAGCAAACTACAGAGGCCTACAACTTCACTGCTCCTCATACCAAGCTGTGACAGACTCATACCATTATGCCACTATGGAAG